A stretch of Helicobacter pylori DNA encodes these proteins:
- the nuoI gene encoding NADH-quinone oxidoreductase subunit NuoI has translation MAKQEYKQLPKRSEVHSATEQFKDTIKTSLGLDLFKGLGLTIKEFFSPSVTIHYPMEQLPLSPRYRAVHHLQRLLDSGSERCIGCGLCEKICTSNCIRIITHKGEDNRKKIDSYTINLGRCIYCGLCAEVCPELAIVMGNRFENASTQRSQYGSKSEFLTSEQDAKNCSHAEFLGFGAVSPNYNERMQATPLDYVQEPSKEESKEESPSPESNKGDENV, from the coding sequence ATGGCCAAACAAGAATACAAGCAACTTCCTAAACGATCCGAAGTCCATAGCGCGACCGAGCAATTTAAAGACACCATTAAAACGAGCTTGGGTTTGGATCTATTCAAAGGGTTAGGGCTTACGATCAAGGAATTTTTTAGCCCAAGCGTAACCATCCATTACCCTATGGAGCAACTCCCTTTAAGCCCACGCTATCGCGCGGTGCATCATTTGCAACGGCTTTTAGACTCAGGCTCTGAAAGGTGTATAGGTTGTGGGCTGTGCGAAAAGATTTGCACGAGCAATTGCATAAGGATCATCACGCATAAGGGCGAAGACAACCGCAAAAAGATCGATTCTTACACGATCAATTTGGGGCGTTGCATTTATTGCGGGTTGTGCGCGGAAGTTTGCCCAGAATTGGCGATTGTTATGGGGAATCGGTTTGAAAACGCCAGCACCCAACGCTCCCAATACGGTTCTAAAAGCGAGTTTCTAACGAGCGAACAAGACGCTAAAAACTGCTCGCATGCCGAATTTTTAGGTTTTGGTGCGGTAAGCCCTAATTATAACGAACGCATGCAAGCCACCCCTTTAGATTATGTCCAAGAGCCTTCAAAAGAAGAATCCAAAGAAGAGTCTCCAAGCCCAGAAAGTAATAAGGGAGATGAAAATGTTTGA
- a CDS encoding NADH-quinone oxidoreductase subunit J yields the protein MFETIAFYFFAILTLSMALVVITTTNILYAITALASSMVFISAFFFLLDAEFLGVVQITVYVGAVIVMYAFGMMFFNSAAEVVERKQSPKILCVLSFGVALLLTLILSAPSIGENLSKQVNSNAIDAQIPNIKAIGYVLFTNYLIPFEAAALMLLVAMVGGIATGIQKIHGKNHTQFIKESL from the coding sequence ATGTTTGAAACCATTGCCTTTTATTTCTTTGCGATCCTTACTTTAAGCATGGCGTTAGTGGTGATCACCACCACGAATATCCTTTATGCTATTACCGCTCTCGCTAGCAGCATGGTTTTTATCTCTGCTTTTTTCTTTTTACTAGACGCTGAGTTTTTGGGCGTGGTGCAAATCACGGTGTATGTGGGCGCGGTCATTGTGATGTATGCGTTTGGCATGATGTTTTTCAACTCCGCTGCAGAAGTGGTTGAACGCAAGCAAAGCCCTAAAATCTTGTGCGTTCTTTCATTTGGCGTGGCGCTATTGCTCACCTTGATTTTAAGCGCTCCTAGCATTGGCGAAAACCTTTCTAAGCAAGTCAATTCCAACGCTATTGATGCACAAATCCCTAACATTAAAGCGATTGGTTATGTGCTTTTCACCAATTACCTCATTCCCTTTGAAGCGGCGGCTTTAATGCTTTTAGTCGCTATGGTTGGAGGCATCGCTACAGGGATTCAAAAAATCCATGGGAAAAATCACACGCAATTTATAAAGGAATCTCTATGA
- the nuoK gene encoding NADH-quinone oxidoreductase subunit NuoK: MIGLNHYLIVSGLLFCIGLAGMLKRKNILLLFFSTEIMLNAINIGFVAISKYTHNLDGQMFALFIIAIAASEVAIGLGLVILWFKKYKSLDIDSLNAMKG; encoded by the coding sequence ATGATAGGGTTAAACCACTATTTGATTGTTTCAGGGTTGCTCTTTTGCATTGGTTTAGCGGGCATGCTGAAACGCAAAAACATTCTGTTACTCTTTTTTTCTACAGAAATCATGCTCAATGCGATCAATATCGGTTTTGTAGCGATCTCTAAATACACACACAATTTAGACGGACAGATGTTCGCACTCTTTATTATCGCTATTGCCGCTAGTGAGGTGGCTATTGGTTTGGGCTTGGTGATTTTGTGGTTTAAAAAATACAAGAGCTTAGATATTGATTCTTTAAACGCTATGAAAGGTTGA
- the nuoL gene encoding NADH-quinone oxidoreductase subunit L, with protein sequence MQYSSLLSVVLFLPLIGALYAGLFGAKAKALHVGVFNSLCVLVSFIGAVVLFVQAWHHQSYEKYLFDWIVVGNFKVGFSLMLDNINAVMIVVVTLVSFLVHVYSIGYMEHDTGFNRYFSYLSGFVFSMLILVLSDNFLGLFIGWEGVGLCSYLLIGFWYHKTSANDASIEAFVMNRITDLGMLMGIILIFWNFGTLQYKEVFSMLNNADYSMLFYISVFLFIGAMGKSAQFPMHTWLANAMEGPTPVSALIHAATMVTAGVYLVIRANPLYSAVFEVGYFIACLGAFVALFGASMALVNKDLKRIVAYSTLSQLGYMFVAAGLGAYAIALFHLFTHAFFKSLLFLGSGNVMHAMEDNLDITKMGALYKPMRVTAIFMIIGSVALCGIYPFAGYFSKDKILEVAFGMHHHILWFVLLIGAIFTAFYSFRLIMLVFFAPKQHEINHPHEAKNFMLLSMLPLGVLAVIAGFFEEPFFHFVSQVIPSVGEYLVPLALLISITTIVVLLSIAYAIFKYKNGITSKKEGGFLYKLLLNQYYIPQLYQGIAKVFSAIASFLHQVVELRIIDAIVDTIGRSVFVIGRVFRISQDGNLTSMLRFMVAGVLILLAFVAFFGR encoded by the coding sequence ATGCAATATTCTTCTTTGCTGTCAGTGGTGTTGTTTTTGCCTTTAATCGGTGCACTTTATGCGGGGCTGTTTGGGGCTAAAGCTAAAGCGTTGCATGTGGGCGTTTTCAATTCTTTGTGCGTGCTGGTTTCTTTCATTGGTGCGGTGGTTCTTTTCGTTCAAGCATGGCATCATCAAAGCTATGAAAAATATTTATTTGACTGGATCGTGGTGGGGAATTTTAAAGTGGGCTTTTCTCTCATGCTGGATAATATCAATGCGGTCATGATTGTCGTGGTCACTTTAGTTTCTTTCTTAGTGCATGTATATTCTATAGGCTATATGGAGCATGATACAGGGTTTAACCGCTATTTTTCCTACCTTAGCGGCTTTGTGTTTTCCATGCTGATTTTGGTATTGAGCGATAATTTTTTAGGGCTTTTCATTGGCTGGGAAGGGGTGGGGCTATGCTCTTACTTGCTCATTGGCTTTTGGTATCATAAAACAAGCGCGAATGACGCTTCCATTGAAGCCTTTGTGATGAATCGGATCACGGATTTAGGCATGCTCATGGGGATTATTTTGATCTTTTGGAATTTTGGCACCCTCCAGTATAAAGAAGTCTTTAGCATGCTCAATAACGCCGATTATTCCATGCTCTTTTACATCAGCGTGTTTCTTTTCATTGGCGCTATGGGCAAGAGCGCGCAATTCCCTATGCACACATGGTTAGCCAACGCTATGGAAGGTCCTACCCCTGTATCCGCTCTCATCCATGCAGCGACAATGGTAACCGCTGGGGTATATTTGGTCATTAGAGCCAACCCTTTGTATAGCGCGGTGTTTGAAGTGGGCTATTTCATCGCATGCTTAGGGGCGTTTGTGGCCCTTTTTGGGGCGAGCATGGCCTTAGTCAATAAGGATTTAAAACGCATCGTGGCTTATTCCACGCTTTCTCAATTGGGTTATATGTTTGTAGCGGCCGGTCTTGGGGCTTATGCGATCGCGCTTTTCCACCTCTTCACGCATGCGTTTTTCAAATCCCTCCTTTTCTTAGGATCAGGGAATGTCATGCATGCGATGGAAGACAATTTGGATATTACCAAAATGGGCGCTTTATACAAACCCATGAGGGTTACAGCTATCTTTATGATTATAGGATCAGTGGCTTTGTGTGGGATCTACCCTTTCGCAGGATACTTTTCTAAAGACAAAATTTTAGAAGTGGCTTTTGGGATGCACCACCACATTTTATGGTTTGTTCTTCTAATTGGGGCGATCTTTACCGCTTTTTATAGCTTCAGGCTCATCATGCTGGTGTTTTTTGCACCCAAACAGCACGAAATCAACCACCCCCATGAAGCCAAAAATTTCATGCTTTTAAGCATGCTACCCTTAGGGGTTTTAGCGGTCATTGCCGGGTTTTTTGAAGAGCCGTTTTTTCATTTTGTTTCTCAAGTGATCCCTAGCGTTGGAGAGTATCTAGTCCCGCTCGCTCTTTTAATCAGTATCACCACCATAGTGGTATTATTGAGCATCGCCTATGCCATATTTAAATATAAAAATGGTATCACTTCCAAAAAAGAGGGGGGCTTTTTATACAAGCTCTTGCTCAACCAATACTATATCCCGCAACTTTATCAAGGGATTGCAAAAGTTTTTAGCGCCATCGCTTCATTCTTGCACCAGGTCGTGGAATTAAGGATCATTGATGCGATAGTGGATACCATAGGAAGAAGCGTTTTTGTTATAGGACGCGTGTTTAGAATCAGTCAAGATGGGAATTTAACCTCCATGCTGCGCTTCATGGTGGCCGGGGTTTTAATCTTATTAGCGTTTGTAGCTTTTTTTGGGAGATAA
- a CDS encoding NADH-quinone oxidoreductase subunit M: MQFLHAHLLSVVIFFPMLSALLAFFMSDQASRAYAIVIALIELLLILLLWHGFDIQTAGMQFEEMKELAYQIGVNYHVGVDGIALFLLLLNAIVVLLSVIYVKERRKDFAICLLLLEGILMGVFSSLNVIFFYAFWEISLLPVLYLIGRFGRNNKIYSGMKFFLYTFLASLCMLLGILYIGYYYASNYGMMSFDILDWYQLNFSSEIKTWLFVAFLIGIAVKIPLFPLHTWLPYAYSNAPTLGSVMLSALLSKMGTYALLRFLLPLFPELSEIYLTPIAIVALCMIIYGGFLAYAQKDLKTLIAYSSFSHMGVVVLGVFSFNVEGVSGAVFMMFAHGVIVMGLFLLAGILEERTSSLEIARFGSIAKSAPVFAAFFMIVLMANVGMPLSIGFVGEFLSLLGFFATYPLLAIIAGTSIILSAIYMLTSYKDVFFGNLKAGNNQISVFEDLNAREVGVLSVILALILILGIYPKILLKPIEQGSKQLLEMIEIRSLPFLGSLDTKIKEVSYVNR; the protein is encoded by the coding sequence ATGCAGTTTTTACATGCGCATCTTTTAAGCGTGGTGATCTTTTTCCCCATGCTGAGCGCGCTATTAGCGTTCTTTATGAGCGATCAAGCGAGCAGGGCGTATGCGATCGTCATCGCTTTGATTGAGTTGTTATTAATCTTGTTGTTATGGCATGGGTTTGATATTCAAACAGCAGGCATGCAGTTTGAAGAAATGAAAGAATTAGCTTATCAAATTGGCGTGAATTACCATGTGGGCGTTGATGGCATCGCGCTCTTTTTGTTGCTTTTAAACGCTATTGTGGTGTTATTGTCCGTGATTTATGTCAAAGAGCGTCGTAAAGACTTTGCGATTTGTCTTTTATTGCTAGAAGGGATCTTAATGGGCGTGTTTTCTTCTCTTAATGTGATCTTTTTCTACGCTTTTTGGGAAATCTCGCTCTTGCCGGTTTTATACCTCATCGGTCGTTTTGGCCGTAATAACAAAATCTATTCTGGCATGAAGTTTTTCCTCTACACCTTTTTAGCGTCATTATGCATGCTCTTAGGCATTTTATACATTGGGTATTACTACGCTAGCAATTACGGCATGATGAGTTTTGATATTTTAGATTGGTATCAATTGAACTTTTCTAGCGAGATTAAAACCTGGCTCTTTGTGGCTTTTTTAATAGGGATTGCGGTTAAAATCCCGCTCTTTCCCTTACACACATGGTTGCCTTATGCGTATTCTAACGCCCCTACTTTAGGCTCTGTCATGCTTTCGGCCTTGCTTTCTAAAATGGGGACTTACGCCTTATTACGCTTCTTGCTCCCGCTTTTTCCTGAGCTTTCAGAAATCTATTTAACCCCTATAGCCATTGTGGCGCTATGCATGATCATTTATGGAGGTTTTCTAGCCTACGCTCAAAAAGATTTAAAAACCCTCATCGCTTATAGCTCGTTCTCGCACATGGGAGTCGTGGTGCTTGGGGTTTTTTCTTTCAATGTTGAGGGGGTTTCAGGGGCGGTGTTTATGATGTTTGCACATGGTGTTATCGTCATGGGATTATTTTTGCTCGCTGGTATCTTGGAAGAACGCACCAGCAGTTTAGAAATCGCTCGCTTTGGATCGATCGCTAAAAGCGCTCCTGTTTTTGCAGCCTTTTTTATGATCGTTTTAATGGCGAATGTGGGCATGCCTTTAAGCATTGGTTTTGTGGGAGAGTTTTTAAGCTTGTTAGGCTTTTTTGCCACTTACCCTCTTTTGGCTATCATTGCCGGGACAAGCATCATTCTATCAGCAATTTACATGCTCACTTCATATAAAGATGTCTTCTTTGGTAATTTGAAAGCCGGGAACAATCAAATCAGCGTGTTTGAAGATTTGAACGCTCGTGAGGTAGGGGTTTTGAGCGTGATTTTAGCTTTGATCTTAATTTTAGGGATTTATCCTAAAATCCTTTTAAAACCGATTGAGCAAGGCTCTAAACAGCTTTTAGAGATGATAGAAATCCGCTCGCTCCCTTTTTTAGGTTCATTGGATACTAAGATAAAAGAGGTCTCTTATGTTAATAGATAG
- the nuoN gene encoding NADH-quinone oxidoreductase subunit NuoN: protein MLIDSLHISFDSFNFESVLPMLVLVCGGIFTLLINAFTSRFSRNLNVFLCMLFLVLDFLVVLGLEQQENAFFGFLSLDTLSLVSQSIVLISAFFLIFLALSKERFNEFQTAEFYSLYLFIVAGFQFMVSSNHLLLILIGLETASLPLCVLMALSDKRYGLEAGIKYFTMGAMASAFFAIGAMAFYLLTGSLNLEVITLYLHTEGITNPMLFAMGAIFLIGAIGFKVSLVPFHTWMPDVYEGNNPVFASYISIVPKIAGFVVATRLFGAFIDTRIAWVEDIFYVLILMTITIPNFIALWQEDVKRMLAYSSISHSGFALACVFIHTEDSQQAMFVYWFMFAFTYIGAFGLLWLLKSREKTWDERYDHPYSKFNGLIKTHPLVAILGAIFVFGLAGIPPFSVFWGKFLAVESALESNHILLAVVMLVNSAVAAFYYFRWLVAMFFNKPLQSYAQNDIYTQNATMPIYAVIIAMALACLFSVFMMRGLLEFVA from the coding sequence ATGTTAATAGATAGTCTCCATATCTCTTTTGATAGCTTTAATTTTGAGAGCGTTTTACCCATGCTGGTGTTGGTGTGTGGGGGGATTTTCACGCTCTTAATCAACGCTTTCACTTCCAGGTTTTCACGCAATTTGAATGTGTTTTTATGCATGCTCTTTTTGGTTTTGGATTTTTTGGTGGTTTTAGGGTTAGAACAGCAAGAAAACGCCTTTTTTGGGTTTTTGAGCTTGGATACTCTCTCATTAGTTTCTCAAAGCATTGTCTTGATTTCGGCCTTTTTTCTCATCTTCTTAGCCCTTTCAAAAGAACGCTTCAACGAATTTCAGACCGCTGAATTTTATTCCCTATACTTGTTTATTGTCGCCGGCTTTCAGTTCATGGTTTCAAGCAACCATTTGTTGCTAATCCTTATTGGGTTAGAGACAGCGTCCTTACCCCTTTGCGTGTTAATGGCGTTGAGCGATAAACGCTACGGCTTGGAAGCAGGGATCAAGTATTTCACTATGGGGGCGATGGCGAGTGCGTTTTTTGCTATTGGGGCTATGGCTTTTTACTTGCTTACAGGGAGCTTGAATCTTGAAGTCATTACCCTATACTTGCACACTGAGGGTATCACAAACCCCATGCTCTTTGCGATGGGCGCTATTTTTTTGATTGGAGCGATTGGCTTTAAGGTTTCTTTAGTGCCTTTCCATACCTGGATGCCTGATGTGTATGAGGGCAATAACCCGGTCTTTGCGAGCTATATTTCCATTGTGCCTAAAATCGCTGGCTTTGTGGTAGCGACTCGCCTTTTTGGGGCGTTTATAGACACTCGCATCGCTTGGGTAGAAGACATTTTTTATGTTTTGATCCTTATGACTATCACCATCCCTAATTTCATTGCTTTATGGCAAGAAGATGTCAAAAGAATGCTCGCTTACAGCTCCATTTCGCATTCTGGGTTCGCTTTAGCATGCGTGTTTATCCACACTGAAGATAGCCAACAAGCGATGTTTGTTTATTGGTTCATGTTCGCCTTCACTTACATTGGGGCTTTTGGCCTTTTATGGCTCTTAAAAAGCCGGGAAAAAACATGGGATGAACGCTACGATCACCCTTATTCCAAATTCAACGGCCTTATCAAAACCCACCCTTTAGTGGCGATCTTGGGTGCTATTTTTGTTTTTGGGCTTGCAGGGATCCCGCCTTTTAGCGTGTTTTGGGGGAAATTTTTAGCCGTTGAAAGCGCTTTAGAGAGCAATCACATTCTTTTAGCGGTGGTGATGTTAGTTAATAGCGCGGTGGCTGCGTTTTATTATTTCCGTTGGCTCGTGGCGATGTTTTTCAATAAGCCCTTACAAAGCTACGCTCAAAACGATATTTACACCCAAAACGCCACCATGCCCATTTATGCGGTCATTATTGCTATGGCGTTAGCGTGCTTGTTCTCTGTGTTTATGATGCGAGGGCTTTTAGAGTTTGTGGCTTAA